A single genomic interval of Zingiber officinale cultivar Zhangliang chromosome 4A, Zo_v1.1, whole genome shotgun sequence harbors:
- the LOC121971305 gene encoding transcription factor bHLH48-like translates to MESIESTRISGVGSGSSNTCAAEIAESFRFEEEIQSLIVHPNFEASPGGSFTALLGLSGNQATGLLHQQGHAAAASSPAGAAEMRRFRLGTDRAMGEFRLPLECSSAFPSDAALVDRAARFSVFASEESLASSSGGGISPRLKVEQLDSESLNSVPVPVLPSPKPLRSPAKRKETCEKNKAKGTAKKIKTAEEDHDPTKATATEKDTAGDKLPYVHVRARRGQATNIHSLAERARREKINARMKLLQELVPGCSKITSTALVLDEIINHVQSLQRQVEFLSMRLAAINPRIDLSCLDAFLSTQYGREALDFDSGQWSLYPAAADDGVRRLLLPRQQQVWHLDLLRPQQSFMAWERDATGESPRTSLSWIRDLFPLRLRRLIRFR, encoded by the exons ATGGAATCGATTGAGTCCACACGTATCTCCGGCGTCGGATCGGGAAGTTCCAACACCTGCGCGGCAGAGATCGCCGAATCCTTCCGCTTCGAGGAGGAGATCCAGAGCCTGATCGTTCACCCTAATTTCGAGGCATCTCCTGGAGGCTCGTTCACCGCGCTGCTAGGCCTCTCCGGCAACCAGGCTACGGGGCTCCTCCACCAGCAGGGCCACGCCGCGGCCGCCTCTTCCCCTGCTGGCGCAGCCGAAATGCGGCGGTTCCGCCTCGGCACCGATCGCGCGATGGGTGAGTTCCGCCTTCCGCTCGAATGCTCCTCGGCGTTCCCTTCAGATGCTGCTCTCGTCGATCGCGCCGCGAGGTTCTCTGTCTTCGCATCCGAGGAGTCCCTCGCGTCGAGCTCCGGCGGCGGCATCTCGCCACGGCTGAAGGTGGAACAGCTGGACTCCGAGTCGCTCAATTCCGTCCCCGTCCCCGTCCTCCCCTCCCCAAAGCCGCTGCGATCACCAGCGAAGAGGAAGGAAACGTGTGAAAAAAACAAG GCCAAGGGAACggcaaaaaaaatcaaaaccgctGAGGAAGACCACGACCCAACCAAGGCCACAGCCACAGAGAAAGACACCGCCGGCGACAAGCTCCCCTACGTTCACGTCCGCGCTCGCCGGGGACAAGCAACCAATATCCACAGCTTAGCGGAGCGG GCTCGAAGGGAGAAAATAAATGCGAGGATGAAGCTTCTGCAAGAGCTGGTCCCCGGTTGCAGCAAG ATAACAAGTACGGCTTTAGTGCTCGATGAAATCATCAACCACGTCCAGTCCCTGCAAAGGCAAGTCGAG TTCTTGTCGATGAGACTAGCAGCGATCAACCCACGCATCGACCTTAGCTGCCTCGATGCCTTTTTATCTACTCAG TACGGAAGAGAAGCTCTGGActtcgattctgggcagtggtcGCTGTATCCCGCCGCGGCAGACGACGGCGTGCGGCGACTACTGCTGCCGCGGCAGCAGCAGGTCTGGCACCTCGACCTTCTCCGCCCCCAGCAATCATTCATGGCGTGGGAGAGGGATGCGACGGGCGAATCGCCACGCACTTCTCTTTCCTGGATCCGCGACCTCTTCCCTCTTCGGCTACGACGCCTGATCCGGTTCAGGTAA